TGAGCTTCGCCGCCTTCTTCGCCGCGGCCATGCAGCTCCTCGCCCGGCACTTCCCGGGCCCGCTCAACGGCCACGCGCAGGGCCTGTTCTACGGCTTCTCCTCCGGCCTCGGCGGCGTCCTCGGCGCCCTGATCGCCGGCCAGCTCTGGCCCTTGGGCGACGGTCGCGCCGCCTTCCTCGCCGCCGGCGCCTTCGCCCTCCTCGGCTGCCTCATCACCTGGACCTGGGTGGTGCCGCGTCGGCGCACTGGCGGGGACGGAAGCCTGGCCACGGATAGCCGCGGATAAGGCGACTGGCGGGAAAAAGCAGGAGCATTTTTTTTGCCACGGATGACGCGGATCACGCGGATTTACGCAGATCTGGCCGAGGCAAGAGTGAAGCTTTCTTTGATCAGGGTGTTGCCGCGGTTCCTTTCGGCGCGCACAAGAGGTCGCGTGGGCAGCCTGGACCTGACGACGACGGGGTCACCCCGCCTCAAAGCTCCTGCCCTATCCGCGCGAATCCGCGTGATCCGCGTCATCCGCGGCAAAAAAGCTTTCGACTCCCTCACCAGACAAGATCGTCCGGCACCTGGTATTTCGGGTCGGAGTACGGGTCGTCGCCGGGCGCGGCGTTCGGGTCGATCGTCAGGGCGACGGAGGCGGGGAAGATGGATTCGGCTTCCGCCAGGGTGTCGGCGGTCACGAGGAGATAGCGGCCGTTGAGCTGGACCACGCCGAGCTCGCCGGCGTTGAGGGCGCGCAGCTGGTCGGCGGTCACGTGCACGCGCTTGATCCTGCCGCCGTATTCGAAGTGGCGGACGTGGTCGGCGTCGGTGGCGTTCAGGGCCTTGCCTTCCAGCATCGTGGCCAGCCTGGTCTGGGCTTCGCGGCGCAGGCGTGCGGCTTCCTGCTTCGCCCGCTCGGCCTCGATGCGCTCGTCCTTTTCGCGCTGGGCGCGGATCGCGTAGGCCTTGGCGAGATCGATGTCGCCCGTCGGGCGCGGGGCGCGGGCACGCCTGGCCGCACCCTTCGACGGTGCCTGGCCCTGCGGCGCGGCTGCGCCCGGCGAGCCGCGCTGCGCTGTCGCAGC
The sequence above is a segment of the Luteimonas sp. MC1750 genome. Coding sequences within it:
- a CDS encoding DUF2058 family protein translates to MSDTLRDQLLGLGFKPAPVADKPKGPRRQDGEGGQQRAGNPRGGKGARPGQVDRRREGQPPRDGRGAATAQRGSPGAAAPQGQAPSKGAARRARAPRPTGDIDLAKAYAIRAQREKDERIEAERAKQEAARLRREAQTRLATMLEGKALNATDADHVRHFEYGGRIKRVHVTADQLRALNAGELGVVQLNGRYLLVTADTLAEAESIFPASVALTIDPNAAPGDDPYSDPKYQVPDDLVW